One stretch of Aquimarina sp. Aq107 DNA includes these proteins:
- a CDS encoding aspartyl protease family protein produces the protein MEILYWDFYHFLKEKALILFLLVSFTLNAQEGFKLPQGQTSDKIKFELANNLIIIPVELNGVKLSFILDTGVGSTILFSIDKRESLELKNASKIYLRGLGNEAPAEAIKSTNNLLKIGETYSDDHTVYMIFDESMNFSPLMGFPIHGIIGYDFFKKFILNINYTKEYIKIYDPESYTYKKCRKCYQTDLDLSNGRKRPLIKAKYKTSTGYLDVNLLLDSGSSSALWLFENSEINLNAPSDSFDDFLGTGFNGEIYGKKTKVKGLAIGDFEIKEITASFPDSLYIQGISLKSRQGSIGGSVLKRFNMIIDYPNKKITYKKNSFFDKPFHYNMSGLTIQHSGVRVLKDYNIRRSPSRPSLDFVTKDDGKISINVFKADASSFVYSLQPEYKITEVRPDSPAAIAGLLKGDKVLEVNGRASHLYKLSDMNDLFYSEEGKKITIKVERLGVVIKFTFYLKKVI, from the coding sequence ATGGAGATTTTGTACTGGGATTTTTATCATTTTCTTAAAGAGAAAGCCCTAATTCTATTTTTGCTTGTTTCTTTCACACTAAATGCTCAAGAAGGTTTTAAATTACCGCAGGGTCAAACTAGTGATAAGATTAAATTTGAACTAGCTAATAACCTTATTATCATCCCTGTTGAGCTCAACGGAGTTAAGCTGTCTTTTATTTTAGATACAGGAGTAGGGTCAACTATTTTATTTAGTATTGATAAAAGGGAATCTTTAGAATTAAAAAATGCTTCTAAAATTTATCTTAGAGGTTTAGGAAATGAAGCCCCTGCAGAAGCCATTAAATCTACCAATAATTTATTAAAAATAGGAGAAACGTATAGTGATGATCATACAGTTTATATGATTTTTGACGAGTCTATGAACTTTTCTCCTCTAATGGGTTTTCCGATTCATGGTATAATCGGATATGATTTTTTTAAAAAATTTATTCTTAATATTAATTACACAAAAGAGTATATAAAAATCTATGATCCAGAATCATATACCTATAAGAAATGTAGAAAATGTTATCAAACTGATTTAGATCTAAGTAATGGTAGGAAAAGACCATTGATTAAGGCTAAGTATAAAACAAGTACTGGGTATTTAGATGTTAATCTTTTGCTGGATTCAGGATCTAGTTCTGCATTATGGCTTTTCGAAAACTCAGAAATTAACCTTAATGCTCCAAGTGATTCTTTTGATGATTTTCTGGGTACAGGATTTAATGGAGAGATATATGGAAAGAAAACAAAAGTAAAAGGTTTGGCTATTGGAGATTTCGAGATAAAAGAAATAACAGCTTCCTTTCCGGATTCTCTTTATATACAGGGAATTTCGTTAAAATCACGTCAAGGTTCTATTGGTGGTAGTGTTTTAAAAAGATTCAATATGATTATTGATTATCCTAATAAGAAGATAACTTACAAGAAAAATAGTTTTTTCGATAAGCCATTTCATTATAATATGAGTGGGCTTACAATTCAACATAGTGGTGTAAGGGTTTTAAAGGATTATAATATCCGTAGAAGTCCTTCTCGTCCTTCTTTAGATTTTGTGACAAAAGATGATGGTAAGATTTCAATAAATGTATTTAAAGCGGATGCAAGTTCTTTTGTATACTCATTACAGCCTGAATATAAGATTACCGAAGTTAGACCTGATTCTCCTGCTGCGATAGCTGGATTGTTAAAAGGCGATAAGGTCTTAGAAGTTAATGGTAGAGCATCACATTTGTACAAGCTCTCTGATATGAATGATTTGTTTTATTCAGAAGAGGGAAAAAAAATTACAATTAAGGTAGAGAGATTGGGAGTGGTCATTAAATTTACCTTTTATCTTAAAAAAGTGATATAA
- a CDS encoding acyl-CoA-binding protein: MTDEELNIAFQKAFDKASSTTIELPPDVMLHFYAYYKQAMHTEGFYTPSGNSELRNAFKLNALFQVKNLTPKEAKLKYIEIVNKYITDI; the protein is encoded by the coding sequence ATGACCGATGAGGAATTAAATATCGCTTTCCAAAAGGCTTTTGATAAAGCCAGTAGTACTACTATAGAATTACCTCCTGATGTTATGTTACATTTCTATGCGTACTATAAACAAGCAATGCATACAGAAGGTTTTTATACTCCGTCTGGGAATAGCGAATTGAGAAATGCATTTAAACTAAATGCTCTTTTTCAAGTTAAAAATCTTACCCCAAAAGAAGCTAAACTAAAATACATTGAGATTGTAAATAAATACATTACGGATATATAA
- a CDS encoding phosphatidate cytidylyltransferase, translating into MKELLTRSLSGFLYISILLISIFISKYTFIGVFLIFGIICIYEFQKLIHLKNTWLYIIFIGFLLLFHTPNLKIPLSVILVTLGLTIITQLFLVRDLITIRIIPMFEKRKYFTSIFFLITSIVFLTLIPCYNDAYDPIMIAGPLLMIWTNDTFAYLVGKNFGKHKLLERISPKKTIEGFIGGFLFTLLAGYLLAIFSDTLSIPLWLIISIIMSIFGTLGDLIQSKFKRQAGVKDSGSIMPGHGGIFDRLDSIIFASPFLYAFLQILRYVS; encoded by the coding sequence ATGAAGGAACTGCTCACAAGGTCTTTATCGGGATTTTTATACATCTCGATACTATTAATTTCTATATTTATTTCTAAATATACCTTTATTGGAGTATTCTTAATCTTTGGAATTATCTGTATTTATGAGTTTCAAAAATTAATTCACCTAAAAAATACTTGGCTTTATATTATATTTATTGGATTTTTACTTTTATTCCATACTCCAAATCTAAAAATACCTTTATCGGTTATTTTAGTAACTCTTGGACTTACCATTATTACTCAATTATTCTTAGTACGTGATCTTATAACTATCAGGATCATTCCAATGTTCGAAAAAAGAAAATATTTTACTAGTATATTTTTCCTTATCACATCCATTGTTTTTCTAACACTTATTCCATGTTATAACGATGCATATGATCCTATTATGATAGCAGGACCTCTTCTTATGATATGGACAAATGACACCTTTGCTTATTTAGTTGGTAAAAATTTTGGAAAGCACAAATTATTAGAACGTATATCACCAAAAAAAACCATCGAAGGTTTTATAGGAGGTTTTCTTTTTACTTTATTAGCTGGATATTTACTAGCAATATTTTCAGACACTTTATCAATACCTCTTTGGTTGATTATAAGTATAATTATGAGTATTTTTGGTACTCTTGGAGATCTTATACAATCCAAGTTCAAAAGACAAGCTGGAGTAAAGGATAGTGGATCAATAATGCCTGGGCATGGTGGCATTTTTGATCGTTTAGACAGTATTATTTTTGCGAGTCCATTTTTATACGCATTTTTACAAATATTAAGATATGTTTCATAA
- a CDS encoding RNA polymerase sigma factor, translated as MEKESLTLSDHITKAKEGKQASFNYLLDTFWNDVFNFQLKRTQNEYESEDITIQSFSKAFDKIDTFKEEYNFKTWIIQISKNIHIDLLRKKNASIRSKTTREVDDVVYKIIDDTPTPEDKLITEQNLAQLLRYIKQLKPHYQEVINLRYFQELSYKEISEVLDEPMNNVKVKLLRARKLLSEIITNKKEK; from the coding sequence TTGGAAAAAGAATCTTTAACTCTTTCAGATCACATTACAAAAGCTAAAGAAGGCAAACAGGCATCTTTTAATTATTTATTAGATACTTTTTGGAACGATGTTTTTAATTTTCAATTAAAACGGACTCAAAACGAATATGAATCAGAAGATATTACTATCCAAAGTTTCTCTAAAGCATTTGATAAAATAGACACTTTTAAAGAGGAATACAATTTTAAAACTTGGATAATTCAAATTTCCAAAAATATCCATATAGATCTTTTACGAAAAAAAAATGCCTCCATACGTTCTAAAACCACTAGAGAAGTAGATGATGTGGTGTATAAGATCATTGATGACACTCCTACTCCAGAAGACAAATTAATCACAGAACAAAACCTTGCACAATTACTTAGATATATTAAACAACTAAAACCACACTATCAAGAAGTGATCAATTTAAGGTACTTTCAAGAATTAAGTTATAAAGAAATTTCAGAAGTTCTGGATGAGCCAATGAATAATGTTAAGGTAAAACTGCTAAGGGCAAGAAAACTTCTCTCTGAAATAATAACAAATAAAAAAGAGAAATAA
- a CDS encoding pyridoxal phosphate-dependent aminotransferase yields MPVISSKGKAMPESPIRKLAPFAEKAVKEGKHIFHLNIGQPDIKTPIEALNAVRNHKLDVLAYSHSAGFESFRNKLAGYYAKHDITISSDDILVTTGGSEALIFTMGSITDPGDEIIVPEPFYANYYSFSTQSTVTVVPVISQIDTGFALPPIKDFEKLITPKTKAILICNPGNPTGYLYSKEEIKQLADLAIKYDLFLISDEVYREFVYDDSEHYSILQEKILDDHAIVVDSVSKRYSMCGARIGCMVSKNKSVMETAMKFAQARLSPPTFAQIASEAALEAPESYYTETVAKYKIRRDTLVDGLRQIPGVKVATPNGAFYCIAELPIEDADHFTKWLLDEFHVNNETVMLAPAAGFYSSPNEGLNQVRIAYVLNRRDLKKAINILKLALAKYTDQKSFSIIKEKVSL; encoded by the coding sequence ATGCCTGTAATATCAAGTAAAGGAAAAGCGATGCCCGAATCTCCAATTCGTAAATTAGCTCCTTTTGCAGAAAAAGCGGTAAAAGAAGGAAAGCATATTTTTCATCTTAATATCGGACAACCGGACATAAAGACTCCTATAGAGGCTTTAAATGCGGTAAGAAATCATAAACTAGATGTATTAGCATATAGTCATTCCGCCGGTTTTGAAAGCTTTAGAAATAAATTAGCTGGTTATTACGCTAAACATGATATTACCATTTCATCAGATGATATTTTGGTTACTACTGGAGGAAGCGAAGCGTTAATCTTTACAATGGGTAGCATTACAGATCCGGGAGACGAAATTATCGTCCCTGAACCATTCTATGCTAATTACTATAGTTTTTCTACACAATCAACGGTAACTGTTGTTCCTGTAATTTCTCAGATTGATACTGGTTTTGCACTACCTCCAATAAAAGATTTTGAAAAACTTATTACACCAAAAACAAAAGCTATACTTATATGTAACCCAGGGAATCCAACAGGATACCTTTATAGTAAGGAGGAAATAAAACAACTTGCAGATCTAGCAATAAAATATGATTTATTTTTAATTTCTGACGAGGTGTATAGAGAGTTTGTATATGATGACTCAGAACATTACTCGATTTTACAAGAAAAAATTCTTGATGATCACGCTATAGTAGTTGATTCCGTTTCTAAGCGTTACAGTATGTGTGGAGCGCGAATAGGTTGTATGGTCAGCAAAAACAAAAGTGTTATGGAAACCGCGATGAAATTTGCACAAGCAAGATTAAGCCCTCCCACTTTTGCTCAAATCGCCAGTGAAGCTGCGCTAGAAGCTCCAGAATCATATTACACTGAAACTGTAGCTAAATATAAAATCAGAAGAGACACTCTTGTTGACGGACTTAGACAGATCCCAGGTGTTAAAGTAGCAACACCAAACGGTGCATTTTATTGTATTGCAGAATTACCAATAGAAGATGCAGATCATTTTACTAAATGGCTTTTAGATGAATTTCATGTAAATAACGAAACCGTTATGCTTGCTCCAGCTGCTGGTTTTTACTCTAGTCCAAATGAAGGATTAAACCAAGTTAGAATTGCATATGTTCTAAATAGAAGAGATTTAAAAAAGGCGATTAATATATTGAAACTGGCTTTAGCAAAATATACTGATCAAAAATCTTTTAGCATCATCAAAGAGAAAGTTAGCCTATAA
- the murB gene encoding UDP-N-acetylmuramate dehydrogenase, whose translation MIYSTFKISRKSCATKTISFLKIEQNKSLKKYNTFGIDVKATEFIKINSEKELVETLSIHKNKDIFILSGGSNMLLTKDLKSLVLHIAIKGISTAAQSDNHVLVSASAGENWHDFVQYCINNDYGGLENLSLIPGYAGSAPIQNIGAYGVELKDSFVSCETINLTTGKKRIFNKEQCSFGYRNSIFKSELKGKYVITKVTFKLSTKEHSLNTSYGAIENALKEKNINTPTIKDVSEAVITIRKSKLPDPAIIGNSGSFFKNPVISISAFRSLQKSYADIPHYQIDEQNIKVPAGWLIEQSGFKGKRWGDAGVHDKQALVLVNHNNANGQEILELSIKIKNTIREKFGISLETEVNII comes from the coding sequence ATCATATATTCCACTTTCAAAATAAGTAGAAAATCCTGTGCAACCAAAACCATATCCTTTTTGAAAATAGAACAAAACAAATCTCTTAAAAAATATAATACATTCGGTATTGATGTAAAAGCTACAGAATTTATAAAAATCAATTCTGAAAAAGAACTTGTAGAGACGCTTTCTATTCATAAGAATAAGGACATTTTTATTCTCAGCGGAGGAAGCAATATGCTCCTAACTAAAGACTTGAAATCCTTAGTATTACATATTGCGATAAAAGGCATAAGTACTGCTGCACAATCAGATAATCATGTATTAGTTTCTGCTTCTGCAGGAGAGAATTGGCATGATTTTGTTCAATATTGTATTAATAACGATTATGGAGGTTTAGAAAACCTTTCATTAATCCCGGGATATGCAGGTAGTGCTCCCATACAGAATATTGGGGCATATGGAGTAGAACTAAAAGATAGTTTTGTTAGTTGCGAAACGATAAATTTAACTACTGGAAAAAAAAGAATTTTTAATAAAGAGCAATGTAGTTTCGGATATCGAAATTCTATTTTCAAAAGCGAATTAAAAGGAAAGTATGTAATTACCAAAGTTACCTTTAAATTATCTACAAAAGAACACAGCCTAAACACCAGTTATGGTGCAATAGAAAATGCTCTAAAAGAAAAAAACATTAATACCCCTACTATTAAAGATGTTTCCGAAGCAGTAATCACTATTCGAAAAAGCAAATTGCCTGACCCCGCTATTATAGGAAATAGTGGAAGTTTTTTTAAAAACCCAGTAATTTCGATAAGTGCTTTTAGGAGTTTACAAAAATCATACGCAGACATCCCACACTACCAAATAGACGAACAAAATATAAAAGTCCCAGCAGGATGGCTAATAGAACAATCAGGATTTAAAGGGAAACGATGGGGAGATGCTGGAGTACACGACAAACAAGCCTTAGTATTGGTAAACCACAATAATGCGAATGGACAAGAAATCTTAGAACTTTCTATAAAAATAAAGAACACTATTAGAGAAAAATTTGGTATTTCATTAGAAACAGAAGTAAACATAATTTAA
- a CDS encoding DUF1573 domain-containing protein, which translates to MKNVMMILFIGFLGITLNAQDAKAKIDFKTEVIDYGEISKGSDGIRQFEFTNTGNAPLIISRVYSSCGCTIPKKPEDPIAPGATGVIEVKYDTKRVGPIRKTITVYSNAEESTKAIKIKGTVLDDTKSVLEKKN; encoded by the coding sequence ATGAAAAATGTAATGATGATTTTATTTATTGGTTTTCTGGGAATTACCCTAAACGCTCAGGATGCCAAAGCGAAAATCGATTTTAAAACAGAAGTGATTGATTATGGGGAAATTTCCAAGGGTAGTGATGGAATTCGTCAATTTGAGTTCACAAACACAGGAAATGCTCCGTTAATTATTTCCAGAGTATACTCTAGTTGTGGTTGCACCATACCTAAAAAACCTGAAGACCCTATTGCTCCTGGAGCAACTGGAGTAATTGAAGTAAAATATGACACAAAACGTGTTGGTCCAATTCGTAAAACAATAACAGTTTATTCTAACGCAGAAGAATCTACTAAAGCAATAAAAATAAAAGGTACGGTATTAGACGACACAAAGAGTGTTCTTGAAAAAAAGAATTAA
- a CDS encoding phosphatidylserine decarboxylase family protein encodes MFHKEGYKIISVAIVLFLGINAASYVSIQIDEWIIAIFSVTLVFLILILQFFRNPKRRTDINDHTVVAPVDGKVVVIEEVFEKEYFKENRLQVSIFMSPINVHVTRHPINGEVKFSKYHPGKYLVAWHPKASEENERTTVVVKNNFIEVLYRQIAGALAKRIVNYAEEGEKVAQGSDSGFIKFGSRVDVYLPVGTEVNVTLNQKVRGGESIIANV; translated from the coding sequence ATGTTTCATAAAGAAGGTTATAAAATTATATCAGTAGCAATAGTGCTTTTTCTTGGTATAAATGCAGCGTCGTATGTATCAATTCAGATAGATGAATGGATTATTGCAATTTTTTCTGTTACGCTAGTTTTTCTGATATTGATATTACAATTTTTCAGAAACCCAAAAAGACGTACTGATATCAATGACCATACTGTGGTAGCACCAGTAGATGGGAAGGTAGTCGTAATAGAAGAAGTATTCGAAAAAGAGTATTTTAAAGAAAATAGATTACAGGTTTCTATCTTCATGTCTCCTATTAATGTACACGTAACCCGACACCCAATAAATGGAGAGGTTAAGTTCAGCAAATACCATCCTGGTAAATACTTAGTTGCCTGGCACCCTAAAGCGTCAGAAGAAAACGAAAGAACTACCGTAGTTGTAAAAAACAATTTTATTGAAGTACTTTATCGACAAATCGCTGGAGCTTTAGCAAAAAGAATTGTAAATTATGCAGAAGAAGGTGAAAAAGTAGCACAAGGTTCTGATAGTGGATTCATAAAATTTGGCTCTAGAGTTGATGTTTATCTACCCGTTGGGACAGAAGTTAATGTAACTTTAAACCAAAAAGTTAGAGGTGGAGAAAGTATTATCGCTAATGTATAA
- a CDS encoding valine--tRNA ligase, with translation MALAGKYDAKSVEDKWYNYWMENNYFHSEVDEREAYTIVIPPPNVTGVLHMGHMLNNTIQDVLIRRARLKGYNACWVPGTDHASIATEAKVVAKLKADGIDKNDLTRSEFLEHAWEWTHKHGGIILEQLKKLGASCDWERTSFTMDDNLSASVIKVFVDLYNKGLIYRGYRMVNWDPEAKTTLSDEEVIYEEKQGNLYYLKYKIEGSDDTLTIATTRPETIMGDTAICINPNDERFSHLKGKKAIVPIADRAIPIIEDEYVDMEFGTGCLKVTPAHDQNDKVLGDKHKLEVIDIFNDDATLNSFGLHYEGKDRFVVRKEILKELESIGVLEKTETHLNKVGTSERTKAVIEPKLSDQWFLKMEGLAKPALDAVLDKDVNLVPEKFINTYRHWMENVRDWNISRQLWWGHQIPAYFYADGKEDFVVAETREEALALAKEKTGNVALTDADLTQDPDALDTWFSSWLWPMSVFNGVLEPDNEEINYYYPTNDLVTAPEILFFWVARMIIAGYEYRKEKPFTNVYLTGIVRDKQRRKMSKSLGNSPDPLDLIDKYGADAIRVGMLLSSPAGNDLMFDEDLCDQGRKSFVNKIYNSYNLISGWEVDSTIEQPEASKVAIEWYRSKFQKALVELEDAYAKYRISDALMITYKLVRDDFSSWLLEMIKPAYQAPIDAKTYKEVIEILEDNLKISHPFVPFISEEIWQDITKRTPEEALIVSSWPQITAVDENLIKEFEVASDVISGIRTIRKEKNISFKETIELSIVNSENTPTTFDSVVSKLGNISSLIYVEEKVDGALSFRVKSNEYFVPVSGAVNVEDEIKKLTEELTYTEGFLKSVQKKLQNERFVNNAPEQVIANERKKEADAEAKIATLKSSLSGLQ, from the coding sequence ATGGCTTTAGCAGGAAAATATGATGCAAAATCAGTAGAAGACAAGTGGTATAACTATTGGATGGAAAATAATTATTTCCATTCTGAAGTTGATGAAAGAGAGGCATATACTATAGTCATTCCTCCGCCAAATGTTACAGGAGTATTGCACATGGGACATATGCTTAACAATACAATACAAGATGTATTGATCAGGAGAGCTCGTCTGAAAGGATATAATGCGTGCTGGGTTCCAGGTACCGATCACGCTTCTATTGCTACAGAGGCTAAAGTAGTTGCAAAATTAAAAGCAGATGGGATTGATAAAAATGATTTAACAAGATCAGAGTTTTTGGAACATGCTTGGGAATGGACTCATAAGCATGGTGGAATAATTCTAGAACAACTTAAAAAACTGGGAGCATCTTGTGATTGGGAACGAACGTCTTTCACAATGGATGACAATTTGTCTGCATCCGTGATCAAAGTTTTTGTTGATTTATATAATAAAGGTCTTATTTATAGAGGGTACCGAATGGTTAATTGGGATCCTGAAGCTAAGACTACTTTGTCTGATGAAGAAGTAATTTATGAAGAAAAACAAGGAAATCTTTATTATTTAAAATATAAAATCGAAGGAAGTGATGATACATTAACGATCGCTACTACACGTCCAGAAACAATAATGGGTGATACGGCTATTTGTATTAACCCAAATGATGAACGTTTTTCTCATCTAAAAGGTAAAAAAGCAATAGTGCCAATTGCTGATAGAGCTATTCCTATTATTGAAGATGAATATGTGGATATGGAATTTGGTACTGGATGTTTAAAAGTAACACCTGCACATGATCAAAATGATAAGGTTTTAGGTGATAAGCATAAATTAGAAGTTATAGATATCTTTAATGATGATGCTACTTTAAATTCTTTTGGGTTGCATTATGAAGGTAAAGATAGATTCGTGGTAAGAAAAGAGATTCTTAAAGAGCTTGAATCTATAGGTGTGCTAGAAAAAACAGAAACGCATCTTAATAAGGTAGGAACCAGTGAGCGCACTAAAGCGGTAATAGAGCCAAAATTGAGTGATCAATGGTTTTTAAAAATGGAAGGTTTGGCAAAACCTGCGCTAGATGCTGTTTTGGATAAGGATGTTAATTTAGTTCCGGAAAAGTTTATAAATACCTATCGTCATTGGATGGAGAACGTACGAGACTGGAATATATCTCGTCAATTGTGGTGGGGACATCAAATTCCAGCTTATTTTTATGCTGATGGTAAAGAAGATTTTGTTGTTGCTGAAACTAGAGAAGAGGCACTTGCTTTAGCAAAAGAAAAAACAGGAAACGTTGCTTTAACCGATGCTGATTTAACTCAGGATCCTGATGCACTTGATACCTGGTTTTCATCTTGGTTATGGCCAATGAGTGTGTTTAATGGGGTTTTAGAGCCGGACAATGAAGAGATTAATTATTATTACCCAACAAATGATTTAGTAACTGCACCAGAAATTTTATTCTTTTGGGTGGCAAGGATGATTATTGCTGGTTATGAATATAGAAAAGAAAAACCTTTTACGAATGTATATCTTACAGGTATTGTACGAGATAAGCAAAGACGTAAAATGTCAAAATCTTTAGGAAATTCTCCTGATCCATTAGATTTAATTGATAAATATGGAGCAGATGCTATCAGAGTAGGGATGCTATTAAGTTCACCAGCCGGAAATGATCTAATGTTTGATGAAGATTTATGTGATCAGGGAAGAAAGTCTTTTGTAAATAAAATTTATAACTCTTATAATCTTATTAGTGGTTGGGAAGTAGATTCGACGATTGAGCAACCAGAAGCTTCTAAGGTGGCTATAGAGTGGTATCGATCTAAGTTTCAGAAAGCATTAGTTGAGTTAGAGGATGCTTATGCTAAATATAGGATTAGTGACGCTTTAATGATTACATACAAGCTTGTTAGAGATGATTTTAGTAGTTGGTTGCTAGAAATGATTAAACCGGCTTATCAAGCTCCAATTGATGCTAAAACGTATAAAGAAGTGATTGAGATCTTAGAGGATAATTTAAAAATATCTCATCCTTTTGTTCCTTTTATTTCAGAAGAGATCTGGCAAGATATTACCAAGAGAACTCCAGAAGAAGCTTTGATAGTATCTAGTTGGCCACAGATTACTGCTGTAGATGAAAATTTAATTAAAGAATTTGAAGTTGCTAGTGATGTAATTTCTGGAATTAGAACGATTCGTAAAGAAAAGAATATTTCGTTTAAAGAAACAATTGAGTTGTCAATAGTAAATAGCGAAAATACTCCTACAACTTTTGATTCAGTGGTGTCTAAGTTGGGGAACATTTCTTCTTTAATTTATGTAGAAGAAAAGGTAGATGGTGCACTTTCTTTTAGAGTTAAATCTAATGAGTATTTTGTTCCTGTATCTGGAGCTGTTAATGTAGAAGATGAGATTAAAAAACTTACTGAAGAATTAACATATACGGAGGGGTTTTTAAAATCTGTTCAGAAGAAACTTCAGAATGAACGATTTGTAAACAATGCTCCTGAGCAAGTAATTGCTAATGAAAGAAAGAAAGAAGCAGATGCGGAAGCTAAAATAGCTACTCTAAAATCAAGTCTTTCTGGGTTGCAGTAG
- a CDS encoding LUD domain-containing protein has product MSLFRRIFSSKSKSDQKSKERHTDDRSKYMPEINLPVDESFMINFKRNGGKFLYCDSDKEVLDSFDKILLENDWYEKDVCCFDMGLEHKFSGFNLNYIKKSPASFFFATCEYLIADSGAILISSNQLREKKLTELPDDFIILASTSQLVNSIGEGLKGIKEKNKNSIPSNITTIKNFEPQKEKDFLSYGSSSKNLYLLLLEDL; this is encoded by the coding sequence ATGAGTCTATTTAGAAGAATATTTTCCTCAAAATCTAAATCAGACCAAAAGAGTAAGGAACGACACACTGATGATCGCAGTAAATATATGCCAGAAATCAATCTTCCGGTTGATGAAAGTTTTATGATTAATTTCAAAAGAAACGGAGGCAAATTTTTATATTGTGATAGTGACAAAGAAGTTCTAGATTCTTTTGATAAGATCCTTTTAGAAAATGATTGGTATGAAAAAGATGTTTGCTGTTTCGATATGGGACTAGAACATAAATTTTCTGGTTTCAATCTTAATTACATAAAAAAGTCTCCAGCTTCTTTCTTTTTTGCGACTTGCGAATACCTAATTGCGGACAGCGGAGCCATTCTTATATCTTCTAATCAACTTAGAGAAAAAAAATTAACTGAGCTACCAGATGATTTTATCATACTAGCATCTACTAGCCAACTAGTTAATAGTATTGGTGAGGGTTTAAAAGGAATCAAAGAAAAAAACAAAAACTCAATTCCTTCGAATATTACTACTATAAAAAACTTCGAACCACAAAAAGAAAAAGACTTCTTAAGTTACGGAAGTAGCTCAAAAAATCTATATTTGCTGCTGCTGGAAGATTTATAA